Part of the Syntrophorhabdales bacterium genome is shown below.
TCTACTCGGGTCTCCACAAAACAGTTGATCAGATCGTCAGGATAGCCGTCCAGGAGGACGTGGATATCATAGGTCTCTCCATTATGAGCGGTGCCCATATTCCCATCGTTGAAAAGCTCATGAAGAAAGTGGGGCAGGAAGGGATTGGCGATAAGATGGTCGTAGTAGGGGGTGTGATCCCGAACAAGGATATCGAACCGCTGAAGGGCCTGGGGGTGTCAGGTGTCTTTCCGGGTGGAACGCCTTTTGCGGAAATAGTGACCTTCATACGTGATCATGTGAAACGGACTTAGGAGGAAGCATGGGAGTTGCAAAATATACCAAGGACCAAAAGGACCAAATCACAGATGTGACGCTCCAATCGGGCATTCACGTCAAACCGCTTTACGGCCCTGAAGACCTGGAGAAGATCGGCTTTTCTTATGAAAAGGATCTGGCTGATCCGGGGCAGTATCCCTTCACAAGGGGGATTCACCGCCAGGGGTACAGGAGCAGGGCCTGGACCACAAGGCAGTACACAGGCTTCGGAACACCCTACGAGACAAATGAAAGATTCAAGCTCATGATTTCTCACGGGCAGACAGGGCTGAATGTGGCCTTCGACCTTCCCACGCAGATGGGATATGACTCGGATGATCCTATTACCGAAGGCGAGGTTGGCCGCGTGGGCAT
Proteins encoded:
- a CDS encoding cobalamin B12-binding domain-containing protein gives rise to the protein MENQRGIKILVAKPGLDGHDRGAKVVAHALKEAGMEVIYSGLHKTVDQIVRIAVQEDVDIIGLSIMSGAHIPIVEKLMKKVGQEGIGDKMVVVGGVIPNKDIEPLKGLGVSGVFPGGTPFAEIVTFIRDHVKRT